Below is a window of Streptomyces genisteinicus DNA.
CTGGCGCGGCACGAGGGCCTGCTGTGCGGCGGTTCGTCCGGCGCCAACGTCTGGGGCGCCCTGCGGGTGGCCCACTCGCTGAAGGGGCCGGCCACCGTCGTCACGGTGCTGCCGGACAGCGGGGGCAGGTACCTGTCCAAGATCTACAACCCGCAGTGGCTGAGCGAGAACGGCTTCGGCCCCGGGGCCACTTCTGAACGGGACGACGACCTGTAATGGGAAGCACGCCGAAGAACGTCCTCGCCGCGCTGACGGCCGCCCTCCTCTGGGCCTTCGCCTTCGTCGCCCCGGCCGCCGTGCGACCGGCGAGCGAACTGCTCCTGGTGACCGGACGCTACTCCCTGTTCGGTCTCTGCGGCCTGTGGGTCCTGTGGCGGGGCCGCAGGCAGCTGAGGCTGATCCCCGTACGGAGAATCGTCTTCGGCCTGTGGATCGGCTTCGTCGGGTACTTCGTCTTCTACATCTGCGTCTCGTACTCCGCGACGATGGACAGCGGATTCATCACGGCCGTCGTGGTGGGGTCGTCGCCGATCACGATCGCCGTCGCCGGGAACTTCGCCGAGAAGCGCATGTCCTGGCGCGAACTGGTCGCCCCCGTGATCCTGATCCTGATCGGCCTGGGACTGCTCAGCGTCTCCGACCTCATCCAGGGCGAGGGCCGCGACGGCGCCGGCGACTCGATCCTCGCCATCCTGCTCGCCCTCGGGGCCATGCTCACCTGGTCCTACTTCGTGGTCCGCAACGCCCAGTCGCAGCGCACCTGGGAGACCAAACCCGACCCCACCCTCTGGGCCGGACTCGTCGCCATGGGCGCCGGCGGCGCCTCCATGGTGCTGCTGCCGTTCGCCATCGCCTCGACTCCCCCCGAGACCTTCGAACCGTATCCGCTGTTCAAGATCGTCGCGTGGTGCGTCTTCCTCGGGGTCATCGCCTCGTGGTGGGGAACCCTCATCTGGGTCAAGGCGGCCCAGGGGATCCCCGTCCCCCTGGTCGGCCCGCTGCTCGCCACGGAGACCATCTTCGGAGCCGTCCTCAGCCTCCCCGTGGAGAACCGGCTGCCCACCGGGGCGGAAGTCACCGGAGCGCTGTTCGTCCTCGCGGGCATCGCCGTCTACCTCTTCTTCGACGTGAAGAACTCCCGGCTGCGCGCCCGGAGCACGGACGGCGGGGACGGCAGCAGAGCCACCGCGTCGGAAATGGCCGCCCCGACCTGAACGAGCCCGACCGAAGCAGCCGGAACCGAGTCCGGACCGCCACTCCCACGTGACAGAGAGGTAAGCCGATGAACCACTCCTTCGCGAAGGTCAAGCAGTCGCACGTCTTCTTCGAGGACGCCCCCGGACTGAAGAACTACTACGAGGACTGGGCGCCGGGATACGACGCCGACCTCGCCGACCAGAAGTGGGTCGCCCCGAGGGTCGCGGCGAACTTCGTGCACCTGCTCGCCTCCGCCTACGGGACGCCGGAGACCGAGATATTCGACGCCGGCTGCGGCACCGGCCTCGTCGGCAGCGTCCTCGCGACACTCGGCACGTACGAGATCGACGGCGTCGACCTCTCCGAGAACATGGCCGCCGAAGCACGCAAGACGAACGCCTACCGCAAGGTCTACGGCGGTGTGGACCTCTCGGTGCAGGCGCGTGACGAGCGGCTGGGCCGGTACGGCATCGTGGTGAGCAGCGGAGTCTTCACCCTCGGACACGTACGGCCGGGCGCGCTGCTCACCCTGATCGAGTACGCCGAGCCCGGCGGACTGATCCTGGTCTCCACCCGTGGCTCCTACGCCACCGAGACCGGCTTCGAGGAGTTCGCGCGGTCGCCGGAGGTCACCGCACGCGCCACGCTCCACTCCAAGCTGCCGGACGCCGGCTACATCGCCGAGGAGAAGGCCGACTACTGGGTGTTCCGCAGGAGCACCGCCACCCCGTGACGCAGAACAGGCGCCGCCCGCATCCGACACGTCCCTGGAGCGCCATGTCCCGCACACTGTTCACCTCGGAGTCCGTGACCGAGGGGCACCCCGACAAGATCGCCGATCAGATCAGCGACACCGTCCTCGACGCACTGCTCAGCCGCGACCCCGGCGCACGCGTCGCGGTCGAGACACTGATCACCACCGGCCAGGTCCACATCGCCGGCGAGGTGTCGACCACCGCCTGGGTCGACATCCCGGACCTGGTGCGGACGAAAATCCTGGACATCGGGTACGACTCGTCGACCAAGGGCTTCGACGGCGCGTCCTGCGGTGTCTCGGTGTCGATCGGATCGCAGTCCCCGGACATCGCACAAGGCGTCGAATCCGCCTACGAGAGGAGGATCGAGGGCGACGACGACGAGCTCGACCGGCAG
It encodes the following:
- a CDS encoding DMT family transporter; this translates as MGSTPKNVLAALTAALLWAFAFVAPAAVRPASELLLVTGRYSLFGLCGLWVLWRGRRQLRLIPVRRIVFGLWIGFVGYFVFYICVSYSATMDSGFITAVVVGSSPITIAVAGNFAEKRMSWRELVAPVILILIGLGLLSVSDLIQGEGRDGAGDSILAILLALGAMLTWSYFVVRNAQSQRTWETKPDPTLWAGLVAMGAGGASMVLLPFAIASTPPETFEPYPLFKIVAWCVFLGVIASWWGTLIWVKAAQGIPVPLVGPLLATETIFGAVLSLPVENRLPTGAEVTGALFVLAGIAVYLFFDVKNSRLRARSTDGGDGSRATASEMAAPT
- a CDS encoding class I SAM-dependent DNA methyltransferase, producing the protein MNHSFAKVKQSHVFFEDAPGLKNYYEDWAPGYDADLADQKWVAPRVAANFVHLLASAYGTPETEIFDAGCGTGLVGSVLATLGTYEIDGVDLSENMAAEARKTNAYRKVYGGVDLSVQARDERLGRYGIVVSSGVFTLGHVRPGALLTLIEYAEPGGLILVSTRGSYATETGFEEFARSPEVTARATLHSKLPDAGYIAEEKADYWVFRRSTATP